One window from the genome of Longimicrobium terrae encodes:
- a CDS encoding RHS repeat-associated core domain-containing protein produces MTTFFSLAARFAAASLALVAAAALFHPSPARAQITPPPSCTDDTCADFDTVAPMISIKPAAGIYTQPTLPVQIQITDADPVQTGLQVLWNGANVTSSFQYDIFSTTAKGKIARVTGQVPLQAGSNRISVRACDRNQNCRTSPEVFYSLGTPGVTVSPNGGYGQVAAGVSQSYPFRVRNTGPAQATFTLHPSCLDGVGYTIAGCTAPASVTVAAGDSAVVPLTYPAILPGHELSVRLAARGATAGMEDAGWVELEAVGSGSTPAPMTVTLVDLNSGGTVARDQCVTVAIAPGGAMECGDLRLAHGLPALTALGRTRAPTLLYSSAHVSGMARIYADVRLPAGAAVPTSVQVTVIRPNGTSYPAVYPGSAWGPGTTRRVAVVVEGMATETGVYPYTLQVTAVYPSGPQPAAAVPGEIAVVHRGASEFGPGWWLAGVERLYPVSGNRMLRVGGDGSTRVYNPTGTTGVWAANTVDWRDTLWAGGIDGGYERRLPEGGRVTYRLNGVHVGTVNRLDQHTRFVYDTVSWRMMGVDVPLQPGLAGAKVRYAFIPNASGRVETIYAPDLSGNRADTVTLIRDSEHRITFIRDHPDPVLTAFGYDGRYVISRTDKRNVQTRFTWGPGRTLASSRMELAPGDSIIQTLEPAEGKGITSAVPLSQAYTMLDGPRTDVADRTLIWVGRWGAPRRVRDAMGGETGLIRGNASFPALVTEMRGPDPSGALVVKSLAAYDTRGRVDSTVTVNPLGDGRNASTRYTYDNARNTVTSALSYTVANGVRTPLAGIDSTAYDPANGNVLWRQSGGASRRVTFDYYTSGVTAGMVHHVYYPAPQPGVPGGSEEVTYDAVGNLYTSKSPLGYLTVHVRDQLGRDTLVITPIRADSATSVPGLYGSGARNRTVYDSFGRVKRTEAIGPAVMPHANPQSTYTGPGIKPAELLIVENVYGTGSELLEVKRWSSPDSAGVGTLINQYTYDNAGRKLTENDGSGPVQRFEYDRAGNVTAWITQRGRRILSEYDALGRMVKRTVPETSYARQCPPGGADPCPLYRFPFYSTNPAGGYSIPGEVFVYRYDAAGNQVWAENLDARVLRGYYPGGALRTDTIQMRSYDGLDYSQHVYGIEYGYDMAGRVNTVQHPGNLAAAGSRTDSYAYHSVTGALAQVTGRQGHVFQFGYDEHDRMIWQTYPSGIERSVYDVGGQRIFRVDSTAVEGELSRETHEYDARGKLLHSYTEFDGDGSHSDNWFSGLGNLVATNWNNVEDNAANIERFTVDAMGNQFRRSTMQNATPVPYQTQYAIKTGRVLRINRLPSENPAEPFLPDSTLRSYDLSGNVEWARDVTYKSVTETSSVSVTWNLYGADEKLRVLQTDSRSQSGEAGLNTRGLFSEYRYDALGRRILERTRRDSVCNGTGMGECASTITRFIWSGDQLLWELRANGSNGQNQELADGTGGQYGRVSYLHAGGIDRPLLITKGGTSVVPHDNWRGTFATGTLANGQRAECHGTTVTNCLWIVWPGWKTTASHAAEVTPSGQSDWWGGLVDGMRDASGRMYMRNRYYDPKTGQFTQTDPIGVAGGLNAYGFAAGDPVSYSDPYGLCPPKWMCDLLGVSAGEDATQHWASVAMNSDGAQRVGATALGYFSALWTRDTYAKTTITVAAAGMASGFLSSTAAAGTGTGVATHSAIAPAERALLREFFGKNVQGAAQKAANFSIPEGLGRATLMRYRLVATEVIRAGVDKSGVQAARIALIDRALNMLR; encoded by the coding sequence ATGACCACGTTCTTCTCCCTCGCCGCCCGGTTCGCGGCCGCGTCCCTCGCCCTGGTGGCCGCCGCCGCGCTGTTCCATCCCTCCCCGGCGCGCGCGCAGATCACGCCGCCCCCGTCGTGCACGGATGATACGTGCGCCGATTTCGACACCGTGGCGCCCATGATCTCCATCAAGCCCGCCGCGGGGATCTACACGCAGCCCACGCTCCCCGTCCAGATCCAGATCACGGACGCGGACCCGGTGCAGACGGGGCTGCAGGTGCTTTGGAACGGTGCCAACGTGACGTCGTCCTTTCAATACGACATCTTTTCCACCACGGCCAAGGGAAAGATCGCGCGCGTCACGGGCCAGGTGCCGCTCCAGGCGGGGTCCAACCGCATCTCTGTGCGGGCGTGCGACCGTAACCAGAACTGCCGGACGAGCCCCGAAGTCTTTTATTCACTGGGGACTCCGGGTGTCACGGTATCACCCAACGGGGGTTACGGGCAGGTGGCGGCCGGGGTGTCGCAGTCGTACCCCTTTCGCGTGCGCAACACGGGACCGGCGCAGGCGACCTTTACGCTGCACCCCAGCTGCCTTGACGGGGTGGGATACACGATCGCGGGATGCACCGCGCCGGCCTCGGTGACGGTGGCCGCGGGGGATTCCGCGGTCGTGCCGCTCACGTATCCCGCCATCCTGCCCGGCCACGAACTGAGCGTGCGCCTGGCCGCTCGCGGCGCCACCGCGGGGATGGAGGACGCGGGATGGGTAGAGCTGGAAGCGGTCGGAAGCGGGAGCACGCCGGCGCCCATGACCGTCACCCTGGTGGACCTGAACTCCGGCGGCACCGTGGCGCGCGACCAGTGCGTGACCGTGGCCATCGCGCCGGGCGGGGCCATGGAGTGCGGCGACCTGCGGCTGGCGCACGGGCTTCCCGCGCTCACCGCGCTGGGACGGACGCGGGCACCCACGCTCCTGTACAGCAGCGCGCACGTGTCCGGAATGGCGCGCATCTACGCGGACGTGCGGCTGCCGGCGGGCGCGGCCGTCCCCACCTCGGTGCAGGTAACGGTCATCCGCCCGAACGGAACCAGCTATCCGGCGGTGTACCCGGGGAGCGCGTGGGGGCCGGGCACCACGCGCCGGGTGGCCGTGGTGGTGGAGGGGATGGCCACGGAGACCGGCGTCTACCCGTACACGCTGCAGGTGACGGCGGTGTACCCGTCCGGCCCGCAGCCCGCGGCGGCGGTTCCTGGCGAGATCGCCGTGGTGCACCGCGGCGCAAGCGAGTTCGGGCCCGGGTGGTGGCTGGCGGGGGTGGAGCGCCTGTACCCCGTGTCCGGCAACCGCATGCTGCGGGTGGGCGGGGACGGAAGCACGCGCGTGTACAACCCCACCGGCACCACGGGAGTGTGGGCGGCCAACACGGTGGACTGGCGCGACACGCTGTGGGCGGGCGGGATCGACGGCGGATACGAACGGCGCCTGCCGGAAGGCGGCCGGGTGACGTACCGCCTGAACGGCGTACACGTGGGCACGGTCAACCGGCTGGACCAGCACACCCGGTTCGTCTACGACACCGTCTCATGGCGGATGATGGGCGTCGATGTGCCGCTGCAGCCCGGGCTGGCGGGTGCCAAGGTGCGCTACGCCTTCATCCCGAACGCCAGCGGCCGCGTGGAGACCATCTACGCGCCCGACCTGTCCGGCAACCGGGCGGACACGGTGACGCTGATCCGCGATTCGGAGCACCGCATCACCTTCATCCGCGACCATCCCGATCCGGTGCTGACCGCGTTCGGCTACGACGGGCGGTACGTCATCTCCCGCACGGACAAGCGCAACGTGCAGACGCGCTTCACCTGGGGGCCGGGGCGCACGCTGGCCTCGTCGCGGATGGAGCTGGCGCCGGGGGACAGCATCATCCAGACACTGGAGCCGGCGGAGGGGAAGGGGATCACCAGCGCGGTGCCACTGTCACAGGCGTACACGATGCTGGATGGGCCGCGCACGGACGTGGCGGACCGCACGCTGATCTGGGTGGGGCGGTGGGGCGCGCCGCGGCGCGTGCGTGATGCCATGGGCGGCGAGACGGGGCTCATCCGCGGCAACGCGAGCTTTCCCGCGCTGGTGACGGAGATGCGCGGGCCGGACCCCAGCGGCGCGCTGGTGGTGAAGAGCCTGGCGGCGTACGACACGCGCGGCCGGGTAGACAGCACGGTGACGGTCAACCCGCTGGGCGACGGGCGCAACGCATCCACGCGGTACACGTACGACAACGCGCGCAACACGGTGACCAGCGCGCTGAGCTACACGGTGGCGAACGGGGTGCGCACGCCGCTGGCCGGCATCGACTCCACCGCGTACGACCCGGCGAATGGCAACGTGCTCTGGCGGCAGAGCGGGGGCGCGAGCCGGCGGGTGACGTTCGACTACTACACGTCGGGCGTGACGGCGGGGATGGTGCACCACGTGTACTATCCGGCGCCGCAGCCGGGGGTGCCGGGCGGCTCGGAAGAGGTCACGTACGACGCGGTGGGGAACCTCTACACGTCCAAGTCGCCGCTGGGCTACCTGACCGTGCACGTGCGCGACCAGTTGGGCCGCGACACGCTGGTCATCACCCCCATCCGCGCGGACAGCGCCACCAGCGTGCCGGGGCTGTACGGCAGCGGTGCGCGCAACCGCACGGTGTACGACTCCTTCGGACGGGTGAAGCGGACGGAGGCGATCGGCCCGGCGGTGATGCCGCACGCCAATCCCCAGAGCACCTATACCGGCCCCGGGATCAAGCCCGCCGAGTTGCTCATAGTGGAGAACGTGTACGGGACGGGCAGCGAACTGCTGGAGGTGAAGCGGTGGAGCAGCCCCGACTCCGCGGGTGTCGGCACGCTGATCAACCAGTACACGTATGACAACGCCGGCCGCAAGCTGACGGAGAACGACGGGTCCGGCCCGGTGCAGCGGTTTGAGTACGACCGGGCGGGCAACGTCACCGCCTGGATCACCCAGCGCGGCCGGCGCATCCTCTCCGAGTACGATGCGCTGGGGCGCATGGTGAAGCGCACCGTTCCCGAAACATCGTACGCCCGCCAGTGCCCTCCCGGCGGGGCGGATCCCTGCCCGCTGTACCGGTTCCCGTTCTATTCCACCAATCCGGCGGGTGGCTACTCCATCCCCGGCGAGGTGTTCGTCTACCGCTACGACGCGGCGGGCAACCAGGTGTGGGCCGAGAACCTGGACGCACGGGTACTCCGCGGGTACTACCCCGGCGGCGCGCTCCGGACCGATACGATCCAGATGCGCAGCTACGACGGCCTGGACTACAGCCAGCACGTCTACGGGATCGAGTACGGCTACGACATGGCCGGGCGGGTGAACACGGTGCAGCACCCGGGCAACCTGGCCGCGGCCGGATCCCGGACGGACAGCTACGCCTATCACTCGGTGACTGGGGCGCTGGCGCAGGTGACCGGGCGGCAGGGGCACGTTTTCCAGTTCGGATACGACGAGCATGACCGGATGATCTGGCAGACGTATCCGAGCGGGATCGAGCGGAGCGTGTACGACGTCGGCGGGCAGCGCATCTTCCGCGTGGACAGTACCGCGGTGGAGGGTGAGCTGAGCCGCGAGACGCACGAGTACGACGCGCGCGGCAAGCTGCTGCACTCGTACACCGAGTTTGATGGGGACGGGAGCCACTCGGACAACTGGTTCTCCGGGCTGGGCAACCTGGTCGCCACGAACTGGAACAACGTCGAGGACAACGCGGCCAACATCGAGCGGTTCACGGTGGACGCGATGGGCAACCAGTTCCGTCGCAGCACCATGCAGAACGCCACGCCCGTGCCGTACCAGACGCAGTACGCGATCAAGACGGGCCGTGTTCTCCGGATCAACCGGCTTCCGTCGGAGAATCCTGCGGAGCCGTTCCTGCCTGACAGCACCCTGCGGTCCTATGACCTGTCCGGGAACGTGGAGTGGGCCCGGGATGTGACGTACAAATCCGTCACCGAAACCAGCAGCGTTTCGGTGACGTGGAACCTGTACGGGGCCGACGAGAAGCTGCGGGTGCTGCAGACGGACAGTCGTTCGCAGTCGGGAGAGGCGGGCCTGAACACGCGCGGACTCTTCTCCGAGTACAGGTATGACGCGCTGGGCCGGCGCATTCTGGAGCGCACGCGGCGGGACAGCGTGTGCAACGGCACTGGGATGGGAGAGTGCGCCAGCACCATCACGCGCTTCATCTGGTCGGGCGACCAGCTGCTGTGGGAACTGCGGGCCAACGGGAGTAACGGGCAGAACCAGGAGCTCGCGGACGGCACGGGCGGGCAGTACGGGCGCGTGAGCTACCTGCACGCGGGCGGCATCGACCGTCCGCTGCTGATCACCAAGGGCGGCACGAGCGTCGTTCCGCACGACAACTGGCGCGGCACGTTCGCGACGGGTACCCTGGCGAACGGGCAGCGCGCGGAGTGCCACGGCACCACGGTGACGAACTGCCTGTGGATCGTGTGGCCGGGGTGGAAGACGACGGCGAGCCACGCGGCGGAAGTCACGCCTTCCGGCCAGAGCGACTGGTGGGGCGGTCTGGTGGATGGCATGCGCGACGCCAGCGGCCGCATGTACATGCGCAACCGCTACTACGACCCAAAGACCGGACAGTTCACGCAGACGGACCCGATCGGCGTCGCGGGCGGGCTGAACGCATACGGGTTCGCGGCCGGGGATCCGGTGTCGTACTCCGACCCATATGGCTTGTGCCCCCCTAAATGGATGTGCGACCTGCTTGGAGTATCTGCTGGGGAGGACGCTACGCAGCACTGGGCAAGTGTAGCGATGAACAGCGATGGTGCCCAACGAGTTGGCGCGACGGCGCTCGGATATTTCTCTGCCCTTTGGACGAGAGATACGTACGCCAAGACGACAATCACAGTGGCAGCCGCCGGGATGGCATCAGGCTTTCTGAGCAGCACGGCGGCGGCTGGCACGGGGACCGGAGTGGCGACGCATTCAGCGATTGCGCCCGCTGAACGGGCATTGTTGCGGGAATTCTTCGGTAAAAACGTCCAAGGTGCAGCTCAAAAGGCGGCTAACTTCTCCATACCAGAAGGTCTCGGGCGCGCTACTCTGATGAGGTACCGACTAGTTGCCACGGAAGTCATCAGGGCGGGGGTGGATAAGTCGGGAGTGCAAGCTGCACGGATTGCGCTGATCGACCGTGCGCTCAACATGCTTCGATGA
- a CDS encoding RHS repeat-associated core domain-containing protein, which translates to MSYLHGGGIDRPLVITKGGTSVIPHDNWGGTFATGTLANGQRAECHGTVVTNCLWIVWPGWKTTASHAAETAPSGQSDWWGGLVDGMRDASGRMYIRNRYNDPATGQFTQTDPIGVEGGLNTYGFAAGDPVSYDDPFGLKVRLRIVLHAGGAMTYMPWRGWFNDDARVLIDPARVGQLWNVSALVALGHELGHAHAIMYGLTDKNVSGDHYR; encoded by the coding sequence GTGAGCTACCTGCACGGGGGCGGGATCGACCGGCCGCTGGTGATCACCAAGGGCGGCACGAGCGTCATCCCGCACGACAACTGGGGGGGCACGTTCGCGACGGGTACCCTGGCGAACGGGCAGCGCGCGGAGTGCCACGGCACCGTGGTGACGAACTGCCTGTGGATTGTGTGGCCGGGGTGGAAGACGACGGCGAGCCACGCGGCGGAAACGGCGCCCTCTGGCCAGAGCGACTGGTGGGGCGGCCTGGTGGACGGCATGCGGGACGCGAGCGGCCGCATGTACATACGCAACCGCTACAACGACCCGGCCACGGGCCAGTTCACGCAGACGGACCCGATCGGGGTTGAGGGTGGACTGAATACGTATGGATTCGCGGCGGGGGATCCTGTTTCGTACGATGATCCCTTCGGGCTTAAGGTGAGATTGAGAATCGTGCTGCACGCCGGCGGCGCAATGACCTACATGCCTTGGCGCGGGTGGTTCAACGACGACGCGCGGGTGTTGATCGACCCGGCGCGAGTTGGCCAACTGTGGAACGTGAGTGCATTGGTGGCGCTAGGGCATGAATTAGGTCATGCACACGCGATTATGTACGGACTTACCGACAAAAACGTCTCCGGCGACCACTACAGATAA
- a CDS encoding YrhB domain-containing protein translates to MITEAEAKALVAQYLETLDRPDLNLVILEEQTLDLPYGWVFFYTTELFQQTRNPRFLIGGNAPVLVEKGSGILHVLGTASSVSAYLAPHERRWREGVSGDASEARSSHPRG, encoded by the coding sequence ATGATCACAGAAGCGGAAGCGAAGGCTCTCGTCGCGCAATATCTGGAAACCCTGGACCGGCCGGATCTGAATCTGGTGATACTGGAAGAGCAGACCCTGGATCTGCCGTACGGATGGGTGTTCTTCTACACCACTGAGTTGTTTCAGCAGACCCGGAATCCACGGTTCCTGATCGGCGGGAATGCGCCTGTGCTCGTGGAGAAAGGCTCTGGAATTCTCCACGTACTGGGTACGGCCAGCTCAGTTTCCGCGTACCTTGCTCCGCACGAGCGCAGATGGCGTGAAGGTGTATCGGGTGACGCCAGCGAAGCGCGGTCGAGCCATCCCCGAGGTTGA
- a CDS encoding endonuclease III domain-containing protein: protein MDKLPFDIDEVVRRLREAVRPFAPAALFDLADRGFGSPFQQLVACMISIRTRDEVTTPTALSLFARAATPAQVAALAVEEIDALIHDCAFHEAKAGQIAEIARRLVAEHGGELGCDEELILGFRGVGPKCANLVLGIACGVPRIGVDIHVHRVTNRWGYVAAATPEGTMRELQRVLPERYHVEINRLLVPFGKHVCTGRLPRCSTCPVLDFCRQVGVDEHR, encoded by the coding sequence ATGGACAAGCTGCCGTTCGACATCGACGAAGTGGTGCGCCGGCTGCGCGAGGCCGTGCGCCCGTTCGCCCCCGCCGCCCTGTTCGACCTGGCGGACCGGGGCTTCGGCTCGCCGTTTCAGCAGCTGGTGGCGTGCATGATCAGCATCCGCACGCGCGACGAGGTGACGACGCCCACCGCGCTGTCGCTGTTCGCCCGCGCCGCCACGCCCGCCCAGGTGGCCGCGCTCGCGGTGGAGGAAATCGACGCGCTGATCCACGACTGCGCCTTTCACGAGGCCAAGGCGGGGCAGATCGCCGAGATCGCGCGGCGGCTGGTGGCGGAGCACGGCGGGGAACTGGGGTGCGACGAGGAGCTGATCCTGGGCTTCCGCGGCGTGGGGCCCAAGTGCGCCAACCTGGTGCTGGGGATTGCGTGCGGGGTGCCGCGGATCGGCGTGGACATTCACGTGCACCGGGTGACCAACCGCTGGGGATACGTGGCCGCCGCCACGCCGGAGGGTACGATGCGCGAACTGCAGCGGGTGCTGCCGGAGCGGTACCACGTGGAGATCAACCGGCTGCTGGTGCCGTTCGGCAAGCACGTGTGCACCGGCCGGCTGCCGCGGTGCAGCACCTGCCCCGTGCTGGACTTCTGCCGTCAGGTGGGGGTGGATGAACATCGGTAG
- a CDS encoding ATP-binding protein, whose protein sequence is MSESATPYDRSDPARLLSLRMTELLDAPPDEVFERLTRLASRLVRVPAAFVNLVDDRRDFLQSCFGFGEPLSTVRQLEETTFCHYALGRGEPLVIGDAREHPVYRTVPAVTSMGLVSYVGVPIRDAQSRPLGTFCVVDYHPRRWTDDEVQVLAELAASAEREIRLRLERRSLLDARQSLEHALREQAAERAFSATVLNTADALIVVSDIDGRIVRFNRACERLSGYSQEEVLGQHFTLFVDSADAPDVVEMMGDLAAGEYARRSEHEWVMRNGTRRRIAWSNAAIAGENGEVTHVVASGIDVTEQRELDRLKDEFAAVVSHELRTPLTSIRGALGLLAGMHTDTIADDRARRLIQVASRNADRLTELTNSILTIERLRAGRGSLDLETISAGELLVNAAETVAGSAEAAGVSLVVQPAPFSLVADGPKLAQVLVNLIGNAVKFSPAGSSVEIRAIRQGGHALFSVQDHGRGIPLDKLDTVFERFRQVHSHDAREKGGSGLGLAIARGIVEQHAGRIWVESELGVGSTFLFTIPAEEKAV, encoded by the coding sequence ATGTCCGAATCCGCCACGCCGTACGACCGGTCCGATCCCGCGCGCCTCCTGTCGCTGCGGATGACGGAGTTGCTGGATGCCCCGCCCGACGAGGTGTTCGAGCGGCTGACGCGGCTGGCGTCACGGCTGGTGCGCGTGCCTGCCGCCTTCGTGAACCTGGTGGATGACCGGCGCGACTTTCTGCAGAGCTGCTTTGGCTTCGGCGAGCCGCTGTCCACCGTGCGGCAGCTGGAGGAGACCACTTTCTGTCATTACGCGCTCGGACGCGGCGAGCCGCTGGTGATCGGAGACGCGCGCGAACACCCCGTATACCGGACGGTACCCGCGGTTACTTCCATGGGGCTGGTCTCGTACGTGGGCGTCCCCATCCGCGACGCGCAGAGCCGCCCGCTGGGCACTTTCTGCGTGGTGGACTACCATCCACGGCGGTGGACGGACGACGAGGTGCAGGTTCTGGCCGAACTGGCCGCCAGCGCCGAGCGGGAGATCCGCCTGCGGCTGGAGCGGCGCTCGCTGCTGGACGCCCGCCAGTCGCTGGAGCACGCGCTGCGGGAGCAGGCGGCGGAGCGGGCCTTCAGCGCCACCGTGCTGAACACGGCGGACGCGCTGATCGTGGTTTCCGACATCGACGGGCGCATCGTGCGCTTCAACCGCGCGTGCGAGCGGCTTTCCGGCTACAGCCAGGAAGAGGTCCTGGGCCAGCACTTCACCCTTTTCGTGGACTCCGCCGACGCGCCGGACGTGGTGGAGATGATGGGCGACCTGGCCGCGGGCGAGTACGCGCGGCGCAGCGAGCACGAGTGGGTGATGAGGAATGGCACGCGCCGCCGGATCGCCTGGTCCAACGCCGCCATCGCGGGGGAGAACGGCGAGGTGACGCACGTGGTGGCCAGCGGCATCGACGTCACCGAGCAGCGGGAGCTGGACCGGCTGAAGGACGAGTTCGCCGCGGTGGTGAGCCACGAACTGCGCACGCCGCTCACCTCAATCCGCGGCGCGCTGGGGCTGCTGGCGGGGATGCACACCGATACCATTGCCGACGACCGCGCGCGCCGCCTGATTCAGGTGGCCAGCCGCAACGCCGATCGCCTGACGGAGCTCACCAACAGCATCCTGACGATCGAGCGGCTGCGCGCCGGCCGCGGATCGCTGGACCTGGAGACGATTTCCGCGGGCGAGCTTCTGGTGAACGCGGCCGAGACGGTGGCGGGGTCGGCGGAGGCGGCGGGCGTGTCGCTGGTGGTGCAGCCGGCGCCGTTTTCGCTGGTGGCGGACGGCCCCAAGCTGGCGCAGGTACTGGTGAACCTGATCGGCAACGCGGTGAAGTTCTCGCCCGCGGGGTCGTCCGTGGAGATCCGCGCGATCCGGCAGGGCGGCCACGCGCTCTTTTCGGTGCAGGACCACGGGCGCGGCATTCCGCTGGACAAGCTCGACACGGTGTTCGAGCGCTTCCGCCAGGTTCACTCGCACGACGCGCGGGAAAAGGGCGGCTCGGGGCTGGGGCTGGCGATCGCGCGGGGGATCGTGGAGCAGCACGCCGGGCGGATCTGGGTGGAAAGCGAACTGGGCGTGGGGAGTACGTTCCTGTTCACCATTCCGGCGGAGGAAAAGGCGGTCTGA
- a CDS encoding pentapeptide repeat-containing protein — MDRLLSDRDLWMLIAAGHLRLRGADLRGARLERADLSGALLERAVLKGASLAGAQLRRANLAGAELQGADLKGADLSGADLTEAFLKGANLWGVHAEDAVMEWSYAEGVFLEWATLRGARFTGAFLKGAVLTGADAVGAQFKGANLTGAYLHGANLTDAVLEHASLDYADLSGARLCGADLRAANLTGCNLSGADLTGARLESAVLRGADLTGAVLSDVLMDGAALDLATMDEPDAAPAEEPARPGRVAGMAPSA, encoded by the coding sequence ATGGACCGCCTGCTTTCCGACCGAGACCTGTGGATGCTGATTGCCGCGGGGCACCTGCGGCTGCGCGGCGCGGATCTGCGCGGCGCGCGGCTGGAGCGGGCGGACCTTTCCGGGGCGCTGCTGGAGCGCGCGGTGCTCAAGGGCGCCTCGCTGGCCGGGGCGCAGCTGCGGCGGGCCAACCTGGCCGGCGCCGAGCTGCAGGGTGCCGACCTCAAGGGCGCGGACCTGAGCGGCGCGGACCTCACGGAGGCGTTCCTCAAGGGCGCCAACCTGTGGGGCGTGCACGCCGAAGACGCGGTGATGGAGTGGTCCTACGCGGAAGGCGTGTTTCTGGAGTGGGCCACGCTGCGCGGAGCCCGCTTTACCGGCGCGTTCCTCAAGGGCGCGGTGCTCACCGGCGCCGACGCGGTGGGCGCGCAGTTCAAGGGCGCCAACCTGACCGGCGCGTACCTGCACGGCGCCAACCTCACCGACGCGGTGCTGGAGCACGCCTCGCTGGACTACGCGGACCTCAGCGGCGCCCGGCTGTGCGGCGCTGACCTGCGCGCGGCCAACCTCACGGGGTGCAATCTGTCCGGCGCGGACCTCACCGGGGCGCGGCTGGAGAGTGCCGTGCTGCGCGGGGCGGACCTTACGGGCGCCGTTCTGAGCGACGTGCTGATGGACGGGGCCGCGCTGGATCTGGCGACGATGGACGAGCCGGATGCGGCGCCGGCAGAGGAGCCGGCCCGCCCGGGCCGCGTGGCGGGGATGGCGCCCTCCGCCTGA
- a CDS encoding glycerophosphodiester phosphodiesterase family protein produces the protein MRIPSPLGGRSRPGHRYLGGAPLLIAHRGGSLLAPENTLHAFRRALHWWRADLLEIDVQPTRDGECVVIHDPTVDRTTDGTGRVADHTLAELRALDAGYRFTPDGGRTFPYRGRGVVLSTLREVLEALPDARVNVEIKDGRAQAAVQRAIDATGSTHRVLIAAGDRRNRSAFRDYAGPTSAGAQELYAFLAHHLSRTTRFYRPPVDAFQMPEKAGGRQVLSPRWIREAHARNVAIHIWTVDDEADMRRLLSWGVDGVISDRPDRLARVLHEATGRPLPPGPPADEVEPWLERLLRS, from the coding sequence GTGCGCATTCCCTCGCCGCTGGGCGGCCGCTCCCGTCCGGGCCACCGCTACCTGGGCGGTGCGCCCCTTCTGATCGCCCATCGCGGCGGATCTCTGCTCGCCCCCGAAAACACGCTCCACGCCTTTCGGCGCGCCCTGCACTGGTGGCGCGCCGATCTGCTGGAGATCGACGTGCAGCCCACGCGCGACGGCGAGTGCGTCGTCATCCACGACCCCACCGTGGACCGCACCACGGACGGCACCGGGCGCGTGGCCGACCACACTCTGGCGGAACTGCGCGCGCTGGACGCCGGCTACCGCTTCACGCCGGATGGCGGACGCACCTTTCCGTACCGCGGGCGGGGAGTCGTGCTTTCCACCCTGCGCGAGGTGCTGGAGGCGCTTCCCGACGCGCGGGTGAACGTGGAGATCAAGGACGGCCGCGCGCAGGCGGCGGTGCAGCGCGCCATCGACGCCACCGGCTCCACGCACCGCGTGCTGATCGCCGCGGGAGACCGCCGCAATCGAAGCGCCTTTCGCGACTACGCCGGGCCCACGAGCGCGGGGGCGCAGGAGCTGTATGCCTTTCTGGCCCATCATCTTTCCCGCACCACGCGCTTCTACCGGCCGCCGGTGGATGCCTTTCAGATGCCGGAAAAGGCGGGCGGTCGGCAGGTGCTGAGCCCGCGATGGATTCGCGAGGCGCACGCGCGCAACGTGGCCATCCACATCTGGACGGTGGATGACGAGGCGGACATGCGGCGGCTGCTTTCGTGGGGGGTAGACGGCGTCATCAGCGACCGGCCGGACCGGCTCGCGCGCGTGCTCCACGAAGCTACCGGCCGCCCGCTCCCGCCCGGCCCGCCCGCGGACGAGGTGGAGCCGTGGCTCGAGCGGCTGCTGCGGAGCTGA
- a CDS encoding BON domain-containing protein translates to MSRYDAGWGHRGEWNPGPRQGGMGPRANGYGDDFHPFSGFGGARQEFSSGPSYEPEMEFEDTDGEWQSGPLHGPARYGLGPYHQRLRSRTRPDAELKQEVEDALFYDTWVDAEAITVEVKDGVVTLTGELPDYQEVRYATDDAWDVEGVRGVHSELRVNTAKRPPRDGVPRRSAGDAR, encoded by the coding sequence ATGTCGCGATACGATGCCGGCTGGGGCCACCGGGGTGAGTGGAACCCCGGCCCCCGCCAGGGTGGAATGGGTCCCCGCGCCAACGGATACGGCGACGACTTTCATCCGTTCTCCGGCTTCGGGGGCGCGCGGCAGGAATTCAGCAGCGGCCCGTCGTACGAGCCGGAGATGGAGTTCGAGGACACGGACGGCGAGTGGCAGAGCGGGCCCCTGCACGGCCCCGCCCGCTACGGCCTGGGCCCCTACCACCAGCGCCTGCGCAGCCGCACGCGCCCCGACGCCGAGCTGAAGCAGGAAGTGGAGGACGCGCTCTTCTACGACACCTGGGTGGATGCCGAGGCGATCACGGTAGAGGTCAAGGACGGCGTGGTGACCCTTACCGGCGAGCTGCCGGACTACCAGGAAGTGCGCTACGCCACGGATGATGCGTGGGACGTGGAAGGCGTGCGCGGCGTGCACAGCGAACTGCGCGTGAACACCGCCAAGCGCCCGCCCCGCGACGGCGTCCCGCGCCGAAGCGCCGGCGACGCCCGCTGA